A genomic segment from Luteolibacter ambystomatis encodes:
- the rnc gene encoding ribonuclease III yields the protein MQPLESRIGYKFRNSFLLAEALTHPSLAYESQRPHFDNQRLEFLGDAVLQLILTEELFKMFPDFPEGRLTKLRSRVVSRRALARFAMTIHLGDYVLLGKGEESTGGRRRLSTLADAFEALIGAVYLDSGVAASRELVLRLLQSEIGGLAASPEERNPKGELQECLQSLCPQAPTYRIIGESGPDHRRVFQAEVAWQGLILATGKGKSKKEAEARAASEALRSRVWEREEWKKGQA from the coding sequence ATGCAGCCCCTCGAAAGCCGGATCGGCTACAAATTCCGTAATTCGTTCCTCCTTGCGGAAGCGCTCACCCATCCGAGCCTCGCCTACGAGTCCCAGCGGCCTCATTTCGACAACCAACGGTTGGAGTTTCTCGGCGATGCCGTGCTGCAACTGATCCTCACCGAGGAACTCTTCAAGATGTTCCCGGACTTTCCGGAAGGCCGCCTGACCAAGCTCCGCTCCCGGGTTGTATCGCGCCGGGCCTTGGCCCGTTTCGCGATGACCATCCACCTCGGCGACTACGTGTTGCTGGGGAAGGGCGAGGAGTCCACCGGCGGCCGCCGCCGTCTTTCCACCTTGGCGGATGCCTTTGAGGCGCTCATCGGTGCCGTTTACCTTGATTCCGGTGTCGCTGCATCCCGCGAGCTGGTGCTGCGCCTGCTCCAATCGGAGATCGGCGGACTCGCGGCCAGCCCGGAGGAGCGCAATCCGAAGGGTGAGCTTCAGGAATGCCTGCAATCGCTTTGTCCGCAGGCTCCCACCTACCGGATCATCGGCGAGAGCGGTCCCGACCACCGCCGTGTGTTCCAGGCGGAGGTCGCCTGGCAGGGATTGATCCTCGCCACCGGCAAGGGCAAGAGCAAGAAGGAGGCCGAGGCCCGCGCCGCATCCGAGGCACTCCGCTCCCGTGTATGGGAGAGGGAGGAGTGGAAGAAAGGTCAGGCCTGA
- a CDS encoding LamG domain-containing protein, whose protein sequence is MKLPPLSSCTLLLLLAPAAHAIQDTNGNGMGDAWEKYFNGGSLFSAANTNHAATADPDRDGWTNAMEALAGTDPFKATAPTGHVDLKITRTVPDDLLKFSWLSQAGKVYQLETSPNLMAWSSSGAPEEGTGAEIQRTLGGPVDVKRFWRVKITDSTVDPDGDTLNAWEENALGTNPLLADTDGDNIPDNLDPYPTVNAALSDPDGTGVSAAFATGLKGFWDFESIQGATFADRSGSNRHATSFSGGPVRLGMPSQAARLNTTGYITIPPATVKPANASQDIWTASGWFRLGKDSIKNSNGFFRVIFSLYDQQGTGPAPNYATLAQGTCFMLRRTAAGQQWYVGGYRQYASDGSNGTSVGSPLTDFNGYDFSWTKGTADDGNWHHFAVTYAPSMANGQRVYLDGVLVKQVATQYYPVAYDTDTTFTFGRLYPAYAPSALPDAMLDRLRVHSRVLSATEVQDLFHQDADGDGLWDVTESRTVNWVDANSNGVVDAGEYTYVSSPYLWQAASTDHDGDGLTDLQEQTAGTDLTKVDTDGDLMPDGWEVTYGLNPLSSADAAVDTDHDGKTNLYEYQHGTNPTVPN, encoded by the coding sequence ATGAAGTTGCCCCCGCTTTCATCCTGCACCTTGCTGTTGCTGCTGGCTCCCGCCGCCCATGCCATCCAGGACACCAATGGCAATGGCATGGGGGATGCCTGGGAGAAGTACTTCAATGGCGGTAGTTTGTTTTCCGCGGCTAATACCAATCATGCCGCGACCGCTGATCCGGATCGTGATGGCTGGACCAATGCCATGGAGGCCTTGGCGGGAACGGACCCTTTCAAAGCCACCGCGCCGACGGGACATGTGGATTTGAAAATCACCCGCACGGTCCCGGATGACTTGCTCAAGTTCTCGTGGCTGTCGCAGGCAGGGAAGGTCTATCAACTGGAGACGTCTCCCAATCTCATGGCCTGGAGTTCTTCCGGTGCTCCGGAAGAAGGCACGGGAGCGGAAATCCAACGTACGCTGGGTGGTCCGGTGGATGTGAAGCGGTTCTGGCGCGTGAAAATCACCGATTCCACCGTGGACCCCGATGGTGACACGTTGAATGCCTGGGAAGAGAACGCGCTCGGCACGAACCCGCTGCTGGCCGATACGGACGGCGACAACATCCCGGACAACCTTGATCCCTATCCGACGGTGAATGCCGCGTTGTCCGATCCGGATGGCACGGGAGTTTCCGCGGCCTTTGCCACCGGGTTGAAGGGCTTCTGGGATTTCGAGTCGATCCAGGGGGCCACCTTTGCCGACCGTTCCGGAAGCAACCGCCACGCCACCTCCTTTTCCGGAGGGCCGGTTCGACTCGGCATGCCGTCACAGGCGGCGCGCCTCAACACCACCGGCTATATCACGATCCCCCCGGCGACTGTTAAGCCTGCTAACGCAAGCCAAGACATTTGGACGGCCAGCGGGTGGTTTCGGTTGGGCAAAGACAGCATCAAGAATTCCAATGGATTCTTCCGAGTCATTTTCTCGCTTTATGATCAGCAGGGGACGGGACCAGCACCCAATTATGCCACTCTTGCCCAAGGGACCTGCTTCATGTTGCGGCGGACCGCCGCAGGCCAACAGTGGTATGTGGGCGGGTATCGTCAGTATGCGTCGGATGGATCGAACGGCACGTCGGTAGGCAGCCCTCTCACCGATTTCAACGGCTATGACTTTTCTTGGACCAAGGGGACTGCGGATGACGGCAATTGGCATCATTTCGCGGTGACTTACGCGCCTTCCATGGCGAACGGCCAGAGGGTTTATCTTGATGGTGTACTCGTGAAGCAGGTGGCGACTCAGTACTATCCTGTAGCCTACGATACCGATACGACTTTCACATTTGGCCGACTTTACCCGGCATATGCACCCAGTGCCCTGCCGGATGCCATGTTGGACCGCCTGCGGGTCCACTCCCGCGTGCTGAGTGCCACGGAAGTGCAGGACCTGTTCCATCAAGATGCCGATGGCGATGGCCTGTGGGACGTCACCGAATCCCGCACCGTGAACTGGGTGGACGCGAACTCCAACGGGGTGGTGGATGCCGGGGAATATACCTACGTGTCCTCCCCCTACCTCTGGCAGGCGGCATCCACCGATCACGATGGAGATGGCCTGACCGATTTGCAGGAGCAGACCGCCGGCACGGACCTGACCAAGGTCGATACCGATGGCGACCTGATGCCGGACGGATGGGAAGTGACCTACGGTCTGAACCCTCTCAGCTCCGCCGATGCCGCGGTCGATACCGATCACGACGGCAAAACCAACCTCTACGAGTACCAGCACGGCACCAATCCGACGGTGCCGAACTGA
- a CDS encoding sugar phosphate isomerase/epimerase family protein, whose translation MMKRRSLLTMVPAVSVLFAMRSNGKPIPQPALTAAGFSIAVQCWSFNKYTLWEAIEKAASTGASSVELYPGQKLGGPHGDLKMGPDLKPEIYQSLLDHLSKNGLVAVNYGVCDVPKDETKARATFEMAKTLGLYGLTTESLEALDTIEKLAKEYDVKVCFHNHPKGTKLGDPLKTWEQIKDRHENVGFCCDVGHLASSGWEPLEIVKKISTRIRSFHLKDRESIEKWTHDRPFGTGVINLPAILDEVRSKGFAGNVSIEYEHNWETSVPEISQCVGYLRAYSKLKA comes from the coding sequence ATGATGAAACGCCGATCCCTGCTCACGATGGTCCCCGCCGTCTCCGTCCTTTTCGCCATGCGCTCCAATGGAAAACCGATCCCGCAGCCCGCGCTCACCGCAGCCGGCTTTTCCATCGCCGTGCAGTGCTGGTCCTTCAACAAATACACCCTCTGGGAGGCCATTGAAAAGGCCGCCTCGACCGGGGCATCCTCCGTGGAACTCTACCCCGGCCAGAAACTCGGCGGCCCCCACGGCGATCTCAAGATGGGTCCCGACCTCAAGCCCGAGATCTATCAAAGCCTGCTCGATCACCTCTCCAAAAACGGTCTGGTCGCCGTGAACTACGGCGTCTGCGACGTCCCGAAGGATGAGACGAAAGCCCGCGCCACCTTCGAAATGGCCAAGACCCTCGGCCTCTACGGCCTGACCACCGAATCCCTCGAAGCCCTCGACACCATCGAGAAGCTCGCCAAGGAATACGACGTGAAGGTCTGCTTCCACAACCACCCGAAGGGCACCAAGCTCGGCGATCCGCTCAAGACCTGGGAGCAGATCAAGGACCGCCACGAGAATGTCGGCTTCTGCTGTGACGTGGGCCACCTCGCCTCCTCCGGCTGGGAGCCGCTCGAAATCGTGAAGAAAATCTCGACCCGCATCCGCTCCTTCCATCTCAAGGATCGTGAATCGATCGAGAAATGGACCCACGACCGTCCCTTCGGCACCGGCGTGATCAACCTGCCCGCCATCCTCGATGAAGTTCGCTCGAAGGGTTTCGCGGGTAACGTCAGCATCGAGTATGAGCACAACTGGGAAACATCCGTTCCGGAAATCTCCCAGTGCGTGGGCTATCTGCGGGCCTATTCGAAGCTGAAGGCGTGA
- a CDS encoding DUF4339 domain-containing protein: protein MSDVPQDAWFFSKDGKQYGPVGMEELRFVASQGQLHPRQDLVWRHGMEQWTPAGEIEGLFEKVVAVPEAAVILAPPINLEVPTDEEEAARELMAHQKDWVGVSRIGYPIGIILVLLGAYLVTKYLVPFAAPLIKDAPQSLLAIPVLTVLGLVVLSVKRLRNVGMSGWWLLGALVPFLGLWVGYRAVACPGGYQFHRKMDGVGIFLAILYWLGVLCLVLLVVVVVLAIFGALGDPEFQQKMKEAIEEGQRQAAARRPAP, encoded by the coding sequence ATGAGCGACGTGCCGCAGGACGCCTGGTTTTTCTCCAAGGATGGGAAGCAGTACGGCCCCGTGGGCATGGAAGAACTGAGATTCGTCGCCAGCCAGGGCCAGCTCCACCCGCGCCAGGATCTGGTGTGGCGGCACGGCATGGAACAGTGGACTCCTGCCGGAGAAATCGAAGGCCTCTTCGAGAAAGTGGTGGCGGTGCCGGAAGCGGCGGTGATCCTCGCTCCGCCGATCAATCTCGAAGTACCCACCGATGAGGAAGAGGCGGCGCGCGAACTGATGGCCCATCAGAAGGATTGGGTTGGAGTGAGTCGCATCGGCTACCCCATCGGCATCATCCTGGTTCTCTTGGGCGCCTATTTGGTCACGAAGTATCTGGTGCCCTTTGCCGCGCCTTTGATCAAGGACGCTCCGCAATCCCTCCTGGCCATTCCGGTGCTGACGGTTTTGGGGCTTGTCGTTCTCAGTGTGAAGCGTCTCCGGAACGTTGGCATGAGCGGCTGGTGGCTTCTCGGTGCATTGGTTCCATTTCTGGGCCTTTGGGTCGGCTATCGCGCGGTTGCCTGTCCCGGTGGTTACCAGTTCCACCGCAAGATGGATGGGGTCGGGATCTTCCTCGCGATCCTCTATTGGTTGGGGGTGCTTTGCCTGGTCCTGTTGGTCGTAGTGGTCGTGCTGGCGATATTCGGTGCGCTGGGGGACCCCGAATTCCAACAGAAGATGAAGGAGGCCATCGAAGAGGGGCAAAGGCAGGCGGCTGCCAGGCGTCCGGCTCCTTGA
- a CDS encoding thioredoxin domain-containing protein, producing MPNALIGETSPYLLQHACNPVEWQPWSEEAFARAKAEDKLVFLSVGYSTCHWCHVMEHESFENEAIAVLMNRHFINVKVDREERPDVDATYMAFVQATTGQGGWPMSVWLTPEGKPVVGGTYFPPEDRHGRAGFSRLCEEIGKLWKDDRAKMESSAEKVMIHLRAEADVGAVMQGLPDTRVFGDFIDRCEAMFDPQEGGWGGAPKFPRPVVPRLLLQLSERFGPESEEGAACLQMVERTLDAMQAGGMNDQLGGGFHRYSVDRYWHVPHYEKMLYDQGQLASLYLDAWQATGKDSYRETAEDIFRYVLDEMTDEGGAFHAAEDADSLPEADAAKKREGAFWTWEADRIFDLLDAKSALIFCAAYGVQAEGNARSESDPHEELVGQNTLYRALAPESLATRFGMTVEEIRESLGQSRRVLLAARKQRPMPHRDDKIVTAWNALMIGALARGARVLDRSDLLDAAKKAAAFLWENLWDGRRLFRSYRQRNSGIAAFAADYAFLIAAFIDLHSADGDAIHLDRALELQAAMDGEHWDGERGGYVMKAELAGQPLLVMREDYDGAEPSPGHVAAENLLKLSMLTGRTEFAGQAEIILRAEARVAARQGFAVPVLLSACDLHDRGVMKIERQGDAAPELEAALRSTYLPRAVFSRSEGPGQVIVCEGRVCLPPVRSLEEWRVRS from the coding sequence ATGCCCAACGCGCTCATCGGAGAGACTTCTCCCTATCTGCTCCAGCACGCCTGCAATCCGGTGGAGTGGCAGCCGTGGAGCGAGGAGGCATTCGCGCGGGCAAAGGCGGAGGACAAGCTGGTGTTTCTCTCGGTGGGTTACTCGACCTGCCACTGGTGCCATGTGATGGAGCATGAGAGCTTCGAGAACGAGGCGATCGCCGTGTTGATGAACCGTCACTTCATCAACGTGAAGGTGGACCGCGAGGAACGCCCGGATGTGGATGCGACCTACATGGCTTTCGTGCAGGCTACGACCGGACAAGGCGGATGGCCGATGAGCGTGTGGTTGACTCCGGAGGGGAAACCGGTGGTTGGCGGTACCTATTTTCCACCGGAGGACCGCCATGGACGCGCCGGCTTTTCGCGCTTGTGCGAGGAGATCGGGAAACTGTGGAAGGACGATCGTGCGAAGATGGAAAGCAGCGCCGAGAAGGTGATGATTCATCTGCGCGCGGAGGCGGATGTCGGCGCGGTGATGCAGGGCCTGCCGGATACGCGGGTGTTCGGGGATTTCATCGATCGTTGTGAGGCGATGTTCGATCCGCAGGAAGGCGGCTGGGGTGGTGCGCCGAAATTTCCGCGTCCCGTGGTGCCGCGATTGCTGCTCCAGCTGTCGGAACGGTTCGGCCCGGAGAGCGAGGAAGGCGCGGCGTGCCTGCAGATGGTCGAGCGCACACTGGATGCGATGCAGGCGGGCGGAATGAACGACCAGCTCGGCGGCGGATTCCACCGCTACTCGGTGGACCGCTATTGGCACGTGCCACATTATGAAAAGATGCTCTACGACCAGGGTCAGCTCGCGTCGCTGTATCTGGATGCCTGGCAGGCCACGGGCAAGGACAGCTATCGTGAAACCGCCGAAGACATCTTCCGCTACGTGCTGGATGAAATGACCGATGAAGGCGGCGCCTTCCACGCGGCGGAGGATGCGGACAGTCTGCCGGAGGCGGATGCCGCGAAGAAACGGGAAGGGGCTTTCTGGACGTGGGAGGCGGATCGGATTTTCGACCTTCTCGATGCGAAATCCGCGCTCATCTTTTGCGCGGCATACGGCGTGCAGGCGGAGGGCAACGCCCGCTCGGAAAGCGATCCGCACGAGGAGCTTGTCGGGCAGAATACGCTGTATCGCGCCCTTGCACCGGAGTCGCTTGCGACCCGGTTCGGGATGACCGTGGAGGAGATTCGCGAAAGCCTCGGACAATCGCGCCGTGTGCTGCTGGCCGCCCGCAAGCAACGTCCTATGCCACATCGTGATGACAAGATTGTCACGGCGTGGAACGCCTTGATGATCGGAGCTCTCGCGCGAGGTGCGCGGGTGCTGGATCGCTCGGATCTGCTCGATGCGGCGAAAAAAGCGGCGGCTTTTCTATGGGAAAATCTTTGGGACGGACGACGCCTCTTCCGCAGCTATCGCCAGCGGAATAGTGGCATCGCTGCCTTCGCTGCCGACTACGCCTTCCTCATCGCCGCTTTCATCGATCTGCATTCCGCGGATGGAGATGCCATTCATCTTGATCGCGCGCTTGAACTCCAGGCCGCGATGGATGGGGAGCACTGGGATGGTGAGCGCGGCGGTTACGTCATGAAGGCCGAGCTCGCAGGCCAGCCGTTGTTGGTGATGCGCGAGGACTACGATGGCGCGGAGCCTTCACCGGGGCATGTCGCGGCGGAAAACCTCCTGAAGCTTTCCATGCTCACCGGGCGCACGGAATTCGCCGGACAAGCGGAAATCATCCTGCGCGCGGAGGCAAGGGTGGCGGCCAGGCAAGGCTTCGCCGTGCCGGTGTTGTTGTCCGCGTGCGATCTTCATGATCGCGGCGTGATGAAGATCGAGCGGCAGGGTGATGCGGCTCCCGAACTCGAGGCGGCTTTGCGCTCCACCTATCTGCCGCGGGCGGTCTTCAGCCGCAGCGAGGGGCCCGGCCAGGTGATCGTCTGTGAAGGCCGTGTTTGCCTGCCTCCAGTCAGGTCATTGGAGGAATGGCGGGTTCGGTCCTGA
- a CDS encoding nuclear transport factor 2 family protein: protein MSISCPESLAAIVAHYEKLSLKKLDQLSDIYSPSVHFRDPIREANGLPALRGVYEDSLKSMDAWSMEVIDAQGDQHSGFLLWTLLYSFRGKDHSITGASHVKFASDGRISHQQDLWDASFVVYGEVPFLGSLMRFFHRRLKISSLAPDPGVYKQAGR from the coding sequence ATGTCCATCTCCTGTCCCGAGTCCCTCGCCGCCATCGTGGCCCACTACGAAAAACTGAGCCTCAAAAAGCTCGACCAACTCAGCGATATCTATTCCCCCTCCGTCCACTTCCGCGATCCCATCCGCGAGGCCAACGGCCTGCCCGCCCTGCGTGGCGTCTATGAGGACTCTTTGAAAAGCATGGACGCATGGTCCATGGAAGTGATCGATGCCCAGGGCGACCAGCACAGCGGCTTTCTGCTCTGGACGCTGCTCTACAGCTTCCGTGGCAAGGACCACTCCATCACCGGCGCCAGTCATGTGAAATTCGCAAGCGACGGCCGGATCTCGCACCAGCAGGACCTCTGGGATGCCTCCTTCGTTGTGTATGGGGAGGTTCCGTTTCTCGGTTCGCTGATGCGCTTCTTCCACCGGCGGTTGAAGATCTCGTCATTGGCTCCGGATCCCGGAGTCTACAAGCAGGCGGGAAGATAA
- a CDS encoding PD-(D/E)XK nuclease family protein: MVEREFLGWDRPFLGLLVAWLLARRDALPGMLVVVPTAQSGRRLREALAEAGAGLAPRVVTPGHFMRTESAAPAAIEHLAWVEVLENIPDWHAFEEVFPIPPGEGEAAGWALGLAGAMTNLRMGLQEGAITLAVAAKRMVKSIEAGRWQALAVLEERVEKRLALWGFTSRSALLARAEFPLLEGAREIVLAGLPDVPAAVATLLLKSPVPVTALVGAPPDEDMAFDELGRPKALKWEEDPETKKPTEANDDIWTGRTYDWPSSNCGSVTLTADPRQQAAEAVRMAAQAGAPSDDLVVGSADEETAGELVRAFGRAGWVLHDPSHLPPQPVMAWLAAWSSFVKTPTLATAIDLLGFSQTGVFVSGRRAQRAKALSAARDKWLAKERADLVRSLELATRGQDQESLRLAIETMEALEKRRGLFQRDGFHAGLEKLMKAIDPKREETSELHDWLEATAGMAERVDRDPGFWIDLLLASGPEAMAVPPDDRVLDVQGWLELFHEPGRHLIICGMNEGKVPGRASSDAWLPENIRKLLGLSTDHTRATRDAYLLTAMTHARRGGGRVDLLLAKSGAGGDSLLPSRLLLVAEEKDLPGRVTALFREIEPPDAGLAWTLEEAWKWRPRTVEMKPRLGVTAFSDYLACPFRFYLKHVVGMSAPEPERVEWNARDFGNIAHTVLENWARDEEAKDYSKTEAIEAWVHAELDRIVIEHFGTRPPLAVRIQKESLRQRLSWFAKVQACERALGWRIVEVEQKFEIPIDDFTIVGRIDRIERHEDGRRRVLDYKTGNVGPIESAHRVAMTTRTVLPAHLENVPAIIHTAPDGKMKRWKNLQLAMYAAALGDVDEIGYFALGAVEGDVGLSLWDGFSADDRDSAMACAQWVVGQLKEGVFHPPAEKVPWDDYQVLTFGRSLVETVAWEGGAE, translated from the coding sequence ATGGTTGAGCGTGAATTCCTGGGCTGGGACCGGCCGTTCCTCGGACTGCTGGTGGCTTGGCTGTTGGCACGTCGGGACGCTCTGCCGGGCATGCTGGTGGTCGTTCCCACGGCGCAGTCCGGAAGGCGCTTGCGCGAGGCGCTGGCGGAGGCCGGTGCGGGACTTGCGCCACGGGTGGTCACACCGGGGCATTTCATGCGTACGGAAAGCGCGGCTCCGGCCGCCATCGAACATCTGGCGTGGGTGGAGGTTCTGGAAAACATCCCGGACTGGCATGCGTTCGAAGAGGTGTTTCCCATTCCACCCGGGGAGGGTGAGGCTGCCGGTTGGGCGCTGGGCCTGGCTGGAGCGATGACGAATTTGCGGATGGGTTTGCAGGAAGGGGCGATCACACTGGCGGTGGCGGCGAAGAGGATGGTGAAATCCATCGAGGCCGGGCGCTGGCAGGCGCTGGCGGTTCTCGAGGAGCGCGTGGAAAAGCGGCTGGCCTTGTGGGGATTCACGAGTCGCAGTGCGTTGCTCGCACGGGCGGAATTTCCGCTGCTGGAAGGAGCTCGCGAAATCGTATTGGCGGGATTGCCGGATGTTCCCGCTGCCGTGGCCACCCTTTTGTTGAAGTCTCCGGTGCCGGTCACTGCTTTGGTGGGGGCCCCACCGGATGAGGATATGGCTTTCGATGAGTTGGGCAGACCGAAAGCACTCAAATGGGAGGAGGATCCGGAGACGAAAAAGCCGACAGAGGCAAACGACGATATTTGGACCGGCAGGACCTATGACTGGCCTTCTTCAAACTGCGGTTCCGTGACGCTCACCGCCGATCCCCGCCAGCAGGCGGCAGAGGCCGTGAGGATGGCGGCGCAGGCAGGCGCTCCTTCCGATGATCTCGTGGTTGGCTCCGCCGATGAAGAAACCGCGGGCGAGCTGGTGCGTGCCTTCGGTCGCGCGGGATGGGTGTTGCACGATCCCTCGCATCTGCCGCCGCAACCGGTGATGGCGTGGCTGGCGGCATGGAGCTCGTTTGTGAAAACACCCACGCTCGCCACCGCGATTGATCTGCTCGGATTTTCGCAGACCGGTGTCTTCGTATCGGGCCGCCGGGCCCAGCGTGCGAAGGCGTTGTCGGCGGCGCGCGACAAATGGCTGGCGAAGGAACGCGCGGACCTGGTGCGATCGCTGGAGCTTGCCACCCGCGGGCAGGACCAGGAGAGCCTGCGGCTTGCGATCGAGACGATGGAGGCCTTGGAGAAGCGCCGTGGCCTGTTTCAGCGCGATGGCTTCCATGCCGGCTTGGAAAAGCTGATGAAGGCCATCGACCCGAAGCGTGAGGAAACCTCGGAACTGCACGATTGGTTGGAGGCGACCGCGGGCATGGCGGAAAGGGTGGATCGCGATCCGGGCTTTTGGATCGATCTGTTGCTGGCATCCGGACCCGAAGCCATGGCGGTCCCGCCGGATGACCGGGTGCTGGACGTGCAGGGCTGGCTGGAGCTTTTTCACGAACCCGGCCGCCATCTCATCATCTGCGGTATGAATGAGGGCAAGGTGCCCGGACGTGCCAGCAGCGATGCCTGGCTGCCGGAGAACATCCGGAAACTGCTCGGCCTTTCGACCGATCACACGCGTGCCACCCGTGATGCCTATCTGCTCACGGCGATGACGCATGCACGCCGCGGGGGCGGGCGTGTCGATCTGCTGCTGGCGAAGTCCGGCGCGGGCGGGGATTCGTTGCTGCCGTCGCGCCTGCTGCTGGTGGCGGAGGAAAAAGATCTGCCCGGGCGGGTCACGGCATTGTTCCGCGAGATCGAGCCGCCGGATGCCGGATTGGCGTGGACTTTGGAAGAAGCGTGGAAGTGGAGACCGCGGACGGTGGAGATGAAGCCGCGTCTCGGCGTCACCGCGTTCTCCGATTACCTCGCATGCCCGTTCCGTTTTTATCTGAAGCATGTGGTGGGCATGAGTGCGCCCGAGCCGGAGCGCGTGGAATGGAATGCGCGCGACTTCGGAAACATCGCGCATACGGTGCTGGAGAATTGGGCGCGCGATGAGGAGGCGAAGGACTATTCGAAGACCGAAGCCATCGAAGCCTGGGTGCACGCGGAGTTGGACCGGATCGTAATCGAGCATTTCGGCACAAGGCCGCCTTTGGCGGTGCGCATTCAGAAGGAATCGCTGAGGCAACGGCTCTCGTGGTTCGCGAAGGTGCAGGCCTGCGAGCGTGCTCTGGGTTGGCGGATTGTGGAGGTGGAGCAGAAGTTCGAGATCCCCATCGATGATTTCACCATCGTGGGCCGCATCGACCGCATCGAGCGTCATGAGGATGGCCGCCGCCGCGTGCTCGACTACAAGACGGGCAATGTCGGCCCCATCGAGTCGGCGCACCGGGTTGCGATGACCACGAGGACCGTATTGCCCGCGCACTTGGAAAACGTGCCCGCGATCATCCACACCGCTCCGGATGGAAAGATGAAGCGTTGGAAGAATCTCCAGCTCGCGATGTATGCCGCCGCGCTCGGAGATGTGGATGAGATCGGCTACTTCGCGCTCGGTGCGGTGGAGGGGGATGTGGGACTGTCGTTGTGGGATGGATTTTCCGCCGATGATCGGGATTCGGCGATGGCCTGTGCGCAATGGGTCGTCGGCCAACTGAAAGAAGGCGTGTTTCATCCGCCCGCGGAGAAGGTGCCTTGGGATGACTATCAGGTGCTCACCTTCGGGCGTTCGCTTGTGGAGACCGTGGCGTGGGAAGGTGGTGCGGAGTGA